A single window of Methylocella tundrae DNA harbors:
- the ccmD gene encoding heme exporter protein CcmD has protein sequence MTADPHFGFIVAAYGVGFVVIAGMIFAILRDYFTLKRALSRFPQRGERDDRTKP, from the coding sequence TTGACCGCCGATCCGCACTTTGGCTTCATCGTCGCCGCCTATGGCGTCGGCTTTGTCGTCATCGCGGGAATGATCTTCGCAATTCTTCGCGATTATTTCACGCTGAAGCGAGCTCTTTCGCGTTTTCCGCAGCGTGGCGAACGCGACGATAGGACGAAGCCTTAA
- a CDS encoding DsbE family thiol:disulfide interchange protein — MTTTEPQLQPAAPVPAKRRSLLVFLPLLFFGAIAALFLLRLFAGDASRLPSALIGREVPAFTLAGVEGLPGANGLSDADLRQGHVTIVNVFASWCVPCREEHPTLMGIAGDHKLKDLGVRLVGLAYKDTPANVRELLGADGDPYATIGADPNGRAAIDLGVYGVPETFIIRGDGTVAYRFVGPLSDESYAATLLPEIKKAAGANS; from the coding sequence ATGACGACGACAGAACCACAGCTGCAACCGGCGGCCCCTGTTCCGGCCAAGAGACGCTCTCTCCTGGTCTTTCTGCCGCTGCTCTTTTTCGGGGCGATCGCGGCGCTGTTCCTGTTGCGCCTGTTCGCGGGCGATGCGTCCCGCCTGCCCTCGGCCCTGATCGGCAGGGAGGTTCCAGCTTTCACGCTCGCCGGCGTCGAAGGATTGCCCGGCGCGAATGGCCTTTCGGACGCGGATCTGCGCCAGGGCCATGTAACCATCGTGAATGTGTTCGCGTCCTGGTGCGTGCCCTGCCGCGAGGAGCATCCGACGCTGATGGGGATCGCGGGCGATCATAAGCTGAAGGATCTCGGCGTGCGCCTCGTCGGCCTCGCCTACAAGGATACGCCCGCCAATGTGCGCGAACTTCTCGGAGCGGACGGCGACCCCTACGCGACGATCGGCGCCGATCCCAATGGCCGCGCCGCGATCGACCTTGGCGTCTATGGCGTGCCGGAAACCTTCATCATCAGGGGCGACGGCACGGTCGCCTATCGCTTCGTCGGCCCCCTTAGCGATGAGAGCTATGCGGCGACGCTCCTGCCGGAGATCAAGAAGGCGGCGGGAGCAAACTCGTAA